Proteins encoded within one genomic window of Actinoplanes octamycinicus:
- a CDS encoding sensor histidine kinase produces MNRRRLVAAVAVLTAIGADLWLGVCYATGPWPLVASEITLGGCCAITGLVLWSAVRSRRRAGGLLTLFGLVVLVGAPYCFGLSAAAPGGTLARLLGEPAYWLRYAVAGHLLLSCPSFRLARHSAESVVVRSGYALVPITLLRPEIWPAWLLFTAVAAGTLARRFALASPGRRHDEAFVVPAAVVASALYTGMLVTGPNTVLTGAALAAVTAAFLGGLLGRRLAFASVGRAVRRLGAVPADRVERALAEALHDPGLRVVFPTPAGRLDVAGAPFRPADDRRRAETPLGAEPRAILVHDPVLAEHRDLLASASAAARLALDNARLHAELRAKLAEGRASRLRIAVATDRERRRLEDDLRHGPRRRLREIERRLGDLLPLLPDDRDRTRVRHLQEAVRDGIGELDRLGRGLLPEVLTTRGLGPALREMARWAPGEVHLDVRLPDRLDPLLEATAYYVVSEGLQNVTKHTGRRAARVRAVREDAALVVTVADDGPGGARVDGGTGLRGLADRVAAVGGRLTVDSPPGGGTVLRADLPVAVGPAES; encoded by the coding sequence GTGAACCGCCGGCGTCTGGTCGCGGCCGTGGCGGTGCTGACAGCGATCGGGGCGGACCTGTGGCTGGGCGTCTGCTACGCCACCGGCCCGTGGCCGCTGGTCGCCTCCGAGATCACGCTCGGCGGCTGCTGCGCGATCACCGGGCTGGTGCTGTGGTCCGCCGTCCGGTCGCGTCGTCGTGCCGGTGGGCTGCTGACCCTCTTCGGGCTGGTGGTGCTGGTCGGCGCGCCGTACTGTTTCGGCCTGTCCGCCGCGGCTCCCGGCGGGACGCTCGCCCGGCTGCTCGGCGAGCCGGCCTACTGGCTGCGTTACGCGGTGGCCGGCCACCTCCTGCTGAGCTGCCCGTCGTTCCGGCTCGCCCGGCACTCCGCCGAGTCGGTCGTCGTCCGCAGCGGCTACGCGCTGGTCCCGATCACCCTGCTCCGGCCGGAGATCTGGCCGGCCTGGCTGCTGTTCACCGCGGTCGCCGCCGGGACGCTGGCCCGCCGGTTCGCGCTGGCCAGCCCCGGGCGGCGACACGACGAGGCGTTCGTGGTGCCGGCCGCCGTCGTCGCGTCGGCCCTCTACACCGGCATGCTGGTCACCGGCCCGAACACGGTGCTCACCGGCGCGGCGCTGGCCGCCGTCACGGCGGCGTTCCTGGGCGGCCTGCTGGGCCGGCGGCTGGCCTTCGCCTCGGTGGGCCGGGCGGTGCGCCGTCTGGGCGCGGTCCCCGCCGACCGGGTGGAGCGGGCGCTCGCCGAGGCGCTGCACGATCCCGGGCTGCGGGTGGTGTTCCCGACGCCGGCCGGGCGGCTGGACGTCGCCGGCGCGCCCTTCCGCCCGGCGGACGACCGGCGGCGGGCCGAGACGCCGCTGGGCGCCGAGCCGCGGGCGATCCTGGTGCACGACCCGGTGCTGGCCGAGCACCGGGACCTGCTGGCCTCCGCCTCGGCCGCCGCCCGGCTGGCCCTGGACAACGCCCGGTTGCACGCCGAGCTGCGGGCCAAGCTGGCCGAGGGGCGCGCCTCCCGGCTGCGGATCGCGGTCGCCACCGACCGGGAACGCCGCCGCCTGGAGGACGACCTGCGGCACGGCCCCCGGCGACGCCTGCGGGAGATCGAGCGGCGGCTCGGCGACCTGCTGCCGCTGCTGCCCGACGACCGGGACCGCACCCGGGTGCGCCACCTGCAAGAGGCGGTCCGGGACGGGATCGGCGAGCTGGACCGGCTCGGCCGGGGCCTCCTGCCCGAGGTGCTGACCACGCGCGGGCTGGGGCCCGCTCTGCGCGAGATGGCCCGCTGGGCTCCCGGCGAGGTGCACCTTGACGTACGGCTGCCGGACCGCCTCGACCCGCTGCTCGAGGCGACCGCGTACTACGTGGTCAGCGAGGGCCTGCAGAACGTCACCAAGCACACCGGTCGCCGGGCTGCCCGGGTCCGTGCCGTCCGGGAGGACGCGGCGCTGGTGGTGACCGTGGCCGACGACGGTCCCGGCGGCGCCCGGGTGGATGGCGGCACCGGGCTGCGCGGCCTGGCCGACCGGGTCGCCGCCGTCGGCGGCCGGCTGACCGTCGACTCACCGCCGGGCGGCGGCACCGTCCTGCGCGCCGACCTGCCGGTGGCGGTCGGCCCGGCCGAATCATGA
- a CDS encoding sensor histidine kinase, translated as MARSRRASPAADPPSLLLVGLGLLVAALLAADVAIGLAIDTRARGFLASDLGLALAFVIPGLVALRLRSTGTTGRWMLALGLVMLVESPYGYAYPPDTPGALAILVVGEATYWVQYAIAGRILLAYPTGRLPGGAERRLVRVAYALAAIGSVARVAAQLRYGTDAYLEATAVLQFAWVVMGVLAAALIVVRLAQARPVRRESRFPAGAAALALAVFVAAFLFLATYGPPGVATTAVLFVAMAWTCVTAISVTFLVRLLREHLAPASVADLLYRLEHVPAADVEQTLAETVRDPGLRVVFPTPDGPVDVAGNRLDPATVAGLATTPLGDPPVALLMHDPDLAHRHQLLPAVADAARIALDNARLRAEVLAQLNEVRTSRRRLATAADQQRRELERDLHDGAQQRLLGIGCTLGVLRASLAEPAQRAVIEDVERQLRGTIAELRAIAHGLRPPILTDQGLEPTLAWLSRHAKVRVRLDVRVPERPAPIVEATAYDLVREALDRIGRTDGDARADVSVARDGDRLVIEVTGPGPVGADPGLIELTDQVAAVGGTLAADRARIRAELPWTS; from the coding sequence ATGGCCCGGTCGCGTCGCGCGTCGCCGGCCGCGGACCCGCCGAGCCTGCTGCTGGTGGGCCTCGGTCTGCTGGTCGCCGCGCTGCTCGCCGCGGACGTCGCGATCGGGCTGGCGATCGACACCCGGGCCCGCGGGTTCCTCGCCTCCGACCTGGGGCTGGCGCTGGCCTTCGTGATCCCCGGGCTGGTCGCGTTGCGGCTGCGGAGCACCGGGACGACCGGCCGGTGGATGCTGGCGCTCGGGCTGGTGATGCTGGTGGAGAGCCCGTACGGCTACGCCTACCCGCCGGACACCCCGGGCGCCCTGGCGATCCTGGTGGTCGGCGAGGCGACGTACTGGGTGCAGTACGCGATCGCCGGGCGGATCCTGCTGGCCTATCCGACCGGGCGGCTGCCGGGCGGGGCCGAGCGCCGGCTGGTCCGGGTGGCCTACGCGCTGGCGGCGATCGGCAGCGTGGCCCGGGTGGCGGCGCAGTTGCGGTACGGGACCGACGCGTACCTCGAAGCCACCGCCGTCCTGCAGTTCGCCTGGGTGGTGATGGGCGTGCTGGCCGCGGCGCTGATCGTGGTGCGGCTGGCCCAGGCGCGGCCGGTGCGCCGGGAGAGCCGGTTCCCGGCCGGCGCCGCCGCCCTGGCGCTGGCGGTCTTCGTCGCCGCCTTCCTGTTCCTCGCGACCTACGGCCCGCCCGGGGTGGCCACCACCGCCGTGCTGTTCGTGGCGATGGCCTGGACGTGCGTGACCGCGATCTCGGTGACCTTCCTCGTCCGGCTGTTGCGCGAGCACCTCGCCCCGGCCTCGGTCGCCGACCTGCTCTATCGCCTCGAGCACGTGCCGGCCGCCGACGTGGAACAGACGCTGGCCGAGACGGTCCGCGACCCCGGGCTGCGGGTGGTGTTCCCGACCCCGGACGGCCCGGTCGACGTGGCCGGCAACCGGCTCGACCCAGCCACCGTGGCCGGCCTGGCCACCACCCCGCTCGGTGATCCGCCGGTGGCGCTCCTGATGCACGACCCGGACCTGGCGCACCGGCACCAGCTGCTGCCGGCGGTCGCCGACGCGGCCCGGATCGCGCTGGACAACGCCCGGCTGCGCGCCGAGGTGCTGGCCCAGCTGAACGAGGTGCGGACCTCCCGGCGCCGGCTCGCCACCGCGGCCGACCAGCAGCGCCGGGAACTGGAACGGGACCTGCACGACGGGGCGCAGCAGCGGCTGCTCGGCATCGGGTGCACGCTCGGGGTGCTGCGCGCGTCGCTGGCCGAGCCGGCGCAGCGGGCGGTGATCGAGGACGTGGAACGCCAGCTGCGCGGCACCATCGCCGAGCTGCGGGCGATCGCGCACGGGCTGCGGCCGCCGATCCTGACCGACCAGGGTCTGGAGCCGACGCTGGCCTGGCTGAGCCGGCACGCCAAGGTCCGGGTCCGGCTGGACGTGCGGGTGCCGGAGCGGCCCGCCCCGATCGTCGAGGCCACGGCGTACGACCTGGTCCGCGAGGCACTGGACCGGATCGGCCGGACCGACGGGGACGCGCGGGCGGACGTGTCGGTGGCCCGGGACGGCGACCGGCTGGTGATCGAGGTGACCGGCCCGGGACCGGTCGGGGCGGACCCCGGCCTGATCGAACTCACCGACCAGGTCGCCGCGGTGGGCGGCACGCTCGCCGCCGACCGGGCCCGGATCCGGGCGGAGCTGCCATGGACATCGTGA
- a CDS encoding helix-turn-helix transcriptional regulator, protein MITVFQTTDLEEARDVLERAYVRLRLSATGDTHRMRLAQLQVGPVELGHVGFRMSFAAEFAPSGMLAVSRHIDGKLMRWIGKDAADSRPGDLMLSALPDCTQHTDGTDYESEHARFPPELFAQIAAPAPSRTAQPVRFTGFHPLSTRAATTWNKTFDYVLETVTGLDPDAEPLVFGSAARMLAAVTLSTFPNTALDDPTIEDRHDAHPATLRRALEFIEANADRDITPLDIAVAARVTLRAVQLAFRRHLNTTPTAYLRKIRLQRAHRDLVDGDPGVTTVSSIAMRWGFASHSTFTARYRSVYGVPPSQTLNWR, encoded by the coding sequence GTGATCACTGTCTTCCAGACCACCGACCTCGAGGAGGCGCGCGACGTGCTGGAGCGTGCCTACGTCCGGCTGCGGCTCAGCGCCACCGGCGACACGCACCGGATGCGCCTGGCTCAGCTGCAGGTCGGTCCGGTCGAGCTGGGGCATGTCGGTTTCCGGATGAGTTTCGCCGCCGAGTTCGCGCCGAGCGGCATGCTGGCGGTCAGCAGGCACATCGACGGAAAGCTGATGCGCTGGATCGGCAAGGACGCCGCCGACAGCCGGCCCGGTGACCTGATGCTGTCCGCGCTGCCGGACTGCACCCAGCACACCGACGGCACGGACTACGAGAGCGAGCACGCCCGGTTCCCGCCGGAGCTGTTCGCGCAGATCGCCGCGCCCGCGCCCAGCCGCACCGCGCAGCCGGTCCGGTTCACCGGCTTCCACCCGCTGTCCACCCGCGCCGCGACGACCTGGAACAAGACCTTCGACTACGTGCTGGAGACGGTCACCGGCCTGGACCCGGACGCGGAGCCGCTGGTGTTCGGCTCGGCGGCCCGGATGCTCGCCGCGGTCACCCTGTCCACCTTCCCGAACACGGCGCTGGACGATCCGACCATCGAGGACCGGCACGACGCCCACCCGGCGACCCTGCGCCGGGCGCTGGAGTTCATCGAGGCGAACGCGGACCGGGACATCACCCCGCTGGACATCGCGGTCGCCGCCCGGGTGACGCTGCGCGCGGTGCAGCTGGCGTTCCGCCGGCACCTGAACACCACGCCGACCGCGTACCTGCGGAAGATCCGGCTGCAACGCGCCCACCGCGACCTGGTCGACGGCGACCCGGGCGTGACCACGGTGTCCTCGATCGCGATGCGCTGGGGGTTCGCCAGCCACAGCACCTTCACGGCCCGGTACCGCAGCGTCTACGGCGTCCCGCCGTCGCAAACCCTCAACTGGCGGTGA
- a CDS encoding GTP pyrophosphokinase, with amino-acid sequence MTTEHPRTGELGTGDRQVARVQPAGGPFGTLGFAHHPEPEVLHGAMAELNKFLMVYKFGLAEIETKINILAEELAHRGRGNPIEHVTPRLKSLGSITAKARRLNCPLHVDDLRTRIRDIAGIRIVCGFVPDVYTVARMLTRQPDVHLVVTKDYIAQPKPNGYRSLHLIVEIPVFLSNQVVAVPVEVQLRTVAMDFWASLEHKIYYKHDADVPAALRAELAAAAEDAARLDERMQRLHHEIHGPRIFEA; translated from the coding sequence GTGACCACCGAGCATCCCCGCACGGGAGAACTCGGCACGGGTGACCGGCAGGTGGCCCGGGTGCAGCCGGCCGGTGGGCCGTTCGGGACGCTGGGGTTCGCCCACCACCCCGAGCCCGAGGTGCTGCACGGGGCGATGGCCGAGCTGAACAAGTTCCTGATGGTGTACAAATTCGGACTCGCCGAGATCGAAACGAAGATCAACATCCTGGCGGAGGAGCTCGCGCACCGCGGCCGGGGCAACCCGATCGAGCACGTCACGCCCCGGCTCAAGTCGCTCGGCAGCATCACCGCCAAGGCGCGCCGGCTGAACTGCCCGCTCCACGTCGACGACCTGCGCACCCGGATCCGGGACATCGCCGGGATCCGGATCGTCTGCGGTTTCGTGCCGGACGTCTACACGGTCGCCCGGATGCTCACCCGCCAGCCGGACGTGCACCTGGTGGTCACCAAGGACTACATCGCCCAGCCGAAGCCGAACGGTTACCGCAGCCTGCACCTGATCGTGGAGATCCCGGTCTTCCTGTCGAACCAGGTCGTCGCCGTCCCGGTCGAGGTCCAGCTGCGCACCGTCGCGATGGACTTCTGGGCCAGCCTGGAACACAAGATCTACTACAAGCACGACGCCGACGTGCCGGCCGCCCTCCGCGCGGAGCTGGCCGCCGCGGCCGAGGACGCCGCCCGCCTGGACGAGCGCATGCAGCGCCTGCACCACGAGATCCACGGGCCGCGCATTTTCGAAGCCTGA
- a CDS encoding response regulator transcription factor, with protein sequence MDIVIVDDSIIAREGLRQLLEVEGHRVVDVVGRPADTAASVAVHHPDGVIMDIRMPPTFTDEGIRLAIDLRTAHPGLRVLVLSQYAVPEYATRLLEAGAAGTGYLLKDRILEPLQLSHALRRLGEGGTVVDSDLVGELIFSRQGDDVLSRLSAREREVLTLMAEGLSDKGIAERMWVSTHTVGTHIQHIFQKLDLPGAATSNRRVLAVLALLQRR encoded by the coding sequence ATGGACATCGTGATCGTCGACGACTCGATCATCGCCCGGGAGGGGCTGCGGCAGCTGCTCGAAGTGGAGGGCCACCGGGTGGTCGACGTGGTGGGCCGGCCCGCGGACACCGCCGCCAGCGTGGCGGTGCACCACCCGGACGGCGTCATCATGGACATCCGGATGCCGCCGACCTTCACCGACGAGGGCATCCGGCTCGCCATCGACCTGCGGACCGCGCATCCCGGCCTGCGGGTGCTGGTGCTGTCCCAGTACGCGGTGCCGGAGTACGCCACCCGGCTGCTGGAGGCCGGCGCGGCCGGCACCGGCTACCTGCTCAAGGACCGCATCCTGGAACCGTTGCAGCTGAGCCATGCGCTGCGCCGCCTCGGCGAGGGCGGCACCGTGGTCGACTCCGACCTGGTCGGCGAGCTGATCTTCTCGCGCCAGGGCGACGACGTGCTCAGCCGGCTCAGCGCCCGGGAGCGCGAGGTGCTGACCCTGATGGCCGAGGGCTTGTCGGACAAGGGCATCGCCGAGCGGATGTGGGTGTCCACGCACACCGTCGGCACCCACATCCAGCACATCTTCCAGAAGCTCGACCTGCCCGGCGCCGCCACCAGCAACCGCCGGGTGCTGGCCGTCCTCGCCCTGCTGCAGCGCCGCTGA
- a CDS encoding ricin-type beta-trefoil lectin domain protein, which produces MPRPLPTLLAGALVLAGLAVSPPSAAVAAESNDPGMFAAMRRDLHLTDDQIAQRLTTEAAAPVVEKRLRAQLGTHFGGAWIAEGATRLTVAVTSQADAAKVRAEGAVPTLVSRSESDLAAARATLDRHSAQAPDTVRSWYVDTVANRLVITAKPGAEAAARAFAAASGAGSVTVRTAAEQPQPMYDTRGGDQYVINGNTLCSVGFPVAGGFVTAGHCGGAGSPTLGFNNQAQGTFAGSSFPGNDYAWVRTNGNWVSQPWVNNYAGGNALVAGSQEAAIGSSICRSGRTTGWRCGTLLGKNETINYAQGAVSGLSRSNACAEPGDSGGSWISGNQAQGVTSGGTGNCSSGGTMWFQPVNEILQVYGLQLTTTGGGGGGSALISNWNNLCIDVPNSNFSDGVQVQTWGCNGSGAQKWEAVGGALRTGNNMCLDVPWGSTANGAIIQIANCSGNPAQQWVLSGAGDLVNPQANKCLDIKDWVNGNGAKLQLWDCAGTANQKWRRG; this is translated from the coding sequence ATGCCCCGTCCGCTCCCCACCCTGCTCGCCGGCGCGCTCGTCCTCGCCGGCCTCGCGGTGTCCCCACCGTCGGCCGCCGTCGCGGCCGAGTCGAATGACCCCGGGATGTTCGCCGCCATGCGGCGCGACCTGCACCTCACCGACGACCAGATCGCCCAGCGGCTCACCACCGAGGCGGCCGCCCCGGTCGTCGAGAAGCGCCTGCGCGCCCAGTTGGGCACACACTTCGGCGGCGCGTGGATCGCGGAGGGTGCCACCCGGCTCACGGTCGCGGTCACCAGCCAGGCAGACGCCGCCAAGGTCCGCGCCGAGGGCGCCGTGCCGACCCTGGTCAGCCGCAGCGAGAGTGACCTGGCGGCCGCCCGCGCCACCCTCGACCGGCACAGCGCGCAGGCCCCGGACACGGTCCGCAGCTGGTATGTCGACACCGTCGCGAACCGGCTGGTGATCACCGCCAAGCCGGGCGCCGAGGCCGCCGCCCGCGCCTTCGCCGCCGCCTCCGGCGCCGGATCGGTCACCGTGCGGACCGCCGCCGAGCAACCCCAGCCGATGTACGACACCCGCGGCGGCGACCAGTACGTGATCAACGGCAACACGCTCTGCTCGGTCGGCTTCCCGGTCGCCGGCGGCTTCGTCACCGCCGGTCACTGCGGCGGCGCGGGCAGCCCCACGCTCGGCTTCAACAACCAGGCCCAGGGCACCTTCGCCGGCTCGTCGTTCCCCGGCAACGACTACGCGTGGGTGCGTACCAACGGCAACTGGGTCTCGCAGCCCTGGGTGAACAACTACGCCGGCGGGAACGCCCTGGTGGCCGGCTCGCAGGAGGCGGCGATCGGCAGCTCGATCTGCCGGTCCGGCCGCACCACCGGCTGGCGCTGCGGCACCCTGCTCGGCAAGAACGAGACGATCAACTACGCCCAGGGCGCGGTCTCCGGCCTGAGCCGCAGCAACGCCTGCGCCGAACCGGGTGACTCCGGCGGCTCGTGGATCTCCGGCAACCAGGCGCAGGGTGTCACCTCCGGCGGCACCGGCAACTGCTCCAGCGGCGGCACCATGTGGTTCCAGCCGGTCAACGAGATCCTGCAGGTCTACGGCCTGCAGCTGACCACGACCGGCGGCGGGGGCGGCGGCTCGGCCCTGATCAGCAACTGGAACAACCTGTGCATAGACGTGCCGAACAGCAACTTCTCCGACGGCGTGCAGGTGCAGACCTGGGGCTGCAACGGCAGTGGCGCCCAGAAGTGGGAGGCGGTCGGCGGGGCGCTGCGCACCGGCAACAACATGTGCCTGGACGTCCCGTGGGGCTCGACCGCCAACGGCGCGATCATCCAGATCGCCAACTGCAGCGGGAACCCGGCCCAGCAGTGGGTGCTCAGCGGCGCGGGTGACCTGGTGAACCCGCAGGCCAACAAGTGCCTGGACATCAAGGACTGGGTGAACGGCAACGGCGCGAAGCTGCAGCTGTGGGACTGCGCCGGCACCGCCAACCAGAAGTGGCGCCGCGGCTGA
- a CDS encoding VWA domain-containing protein, protein MSLSWPWALVALLIVPVLPLARWWFRRRRRRSALTVSSLALIRAAIPGRAAWRRRIPVALFLTGLLLLAVSTARPQATVAVPRADTSILLAVDVSGSMCSTDVRPNRLAAAGSAAREFIQRSDGNTRIGLIAFSGTASVLVAPTTDKHALISAVGDLKTALGTAIGQAILTSVDAIAEYNPHVAQTGVELISASTTSGEFEPDTIVVLTDGSNTTGVDPVLAAQEAAARHIRVFTIGFGTTTPGPMVCTAGQINGGSFSGGPDPGGASAAGPFMEIDEKALNQVAAATGARYFRAEDAGRLNDVLAALPREIGLHEQRVETTVWFLLAGTLAVISGVTLSLWWSRPRPSRPGSGAGTPR, encoded by the coding sequence ATGTCGCTCAGCTGGCCGTGGGCCCTCGTCGCTCTCCTGATCGTCCCGGTGCTGCCGCTCGCGCGCTGGTGGTTCCGGCGGCGCCGCCGCCGGTCCGCGCTGACCGTGTCCAGCCTGGCCCTGATCCGGGCCGCGATCCCCGGGCGGGCGGCCTGGCGACGGCGGATCCCGGTGGCCCTCTTCTTGACCGGCCTGCTGCTGCTCGCGGTCAGCACGGCGCGCCCGCAGGCCACCGTCGCGGTCCCCCGGGCCGACACCTCGATCCTGCTGGCCGTCGACGTCTCCGGGTCGATGTGCTCGACCGACGTACGGCCGAACCGGCTGGCCGCCGCCGGGTCCGCCGCCCGCGAGTTCATCCAGCGCAGCGACGGGAACACCCGGATCGGCCTGATCGCGTTCTCCGGCACGGCCTCCGTCCTGGTCGCCCCGACCACCGACAAGCACGCGCTGATCAGCGCGGTCGGCGACTTGAAGACCGCGCTCGGCACCGCGATCGGGCAGGCGATCCTCACCTCGGTCGACGCGATCGCCGAGTACAACCCGCACGTCGCGCAGACCGGGGTCGAGCTGATCTCGGCCAGCACCACGTCCGGGGAGTTCGAGCCGGACACCATCGTGGTGCTCACCGACGGCTCCAACACCACCGGGGTCGACCCGGTCCTCGCCGCGCAGGAGGCGGCCGCCCGGCACATCCGGGTGTTCACCATCGGGTTCGGCACCACCACGCCGGGGCCGATGGTCTGCACCGCCGGGCAGATCAACGGGGGCTCGTTCAGCGGCGGGCCGGACCCGGGCGGGGCGTCCGCGGCCGGGCCGTTCATGGAGATCGACGAGAAGGCGCTGAACCAGGTCGCGGCGGCCACCGGCGCCCGCTACTTCCGGGCCGAGGACGCCGGCCGCCTGAACGACGTGCTGGCCGCGCTGCCCCGGGAGATCGGCCTGCACGAGCAGCGGGTCGAGACCACCGTCTGGTTCCTGCTGGCCGGGACGCTGGCCGTGATCAGCGGGGTAACGCTCTCGCTGTGGTGGAGCAGACCGCGGCCATCCCGGCCGGGTTCGGGTGCAGGGACCCCTCGGTAG
- a CDS encoding SGNH/GDSL hydrolase family protein codes for MIQYAALGSSFAAGPGLPAGQNYPHRLARLLGADLTDLSVSGATTATILGEQLPGLPTTADLVTVTAGGNDLHYMGSMLYAAWHRVRPRGVAAKMLAAELPDGPVEPTGADVARAAAGLAEIVGRVRERAPRARVLLVDYLTVIGPGTVPGASFAADEIERFRRIQTAVEKAFVLAAAESGAELIAVSQVSREHGLGSAEPWIFPFTTDPATTEGSLHPNPAGMAAVCSTTARALPR; via the coding sequence ATGATCCAGTACGCCGCCCTGGGCAGTTCCTTCGCGGCCGGCCCGGGGCTGCCGGCCGGCCAGAACTATCCGCACCGGCTGGCCCGGCTGCTCGGCGCCGACCTCACCGACCTGAGCGTCTCCGGGGCCACCACCGCGACCATCCTCGGCGAGCAGCTGCCCGGGCTGCCCACGACCGCGGACCTGGTGACCGTCACGGCCGGCGGCAACGACCTGCACTACATGGGCTCGATGCTGTACGCGGCGTGGCACCGGGTCCGGCCGCGCGGCGTGGCCGCGAAGATGCTGGCCGCCGAGCTGCCGGACGGCCCGGTCGAGCCGACCGGCGCGGACGTCGCCCGGGCGGCGGCCGGGCTGGCCGAGATCGTCGGCCGGGTGCGGGAGCGGGCGCCGCGGGCGCGGGTGCTGCTCGTCGACTACCTGACGGTGATCGGCCCGGGCACCGTGCCCGGTGCGTCGTTCGCGGCGGACGAGATCGAGCGGTTCCGCCGGATCCAGACCGCCGTCGAGAAGGCGTTCGTGCTGGCAGCGGCCGAGTCGGGCGCGGAGCTGATCGCGGTGTCGCAGGTCAGCCGGGAGCACGGGCTGGGCTCGGCGGAGCCGTGGATCTTCCCGTTCACCACGGATCCGGCCACTACCGAGGGGTCCCTGCACCCGAACCCGGCCGGGATGGCCGCGGTCTGCTCCACCACAGCGAGAGCGTTACCCCGCTGA
- a CDS encoding HAD family hydrolase, whose amino-acid sequence MIRGVVFFDVDGTLVPRTSSGQHLAGLLGHAEAVREAEAGYAAGTLTNDEVCVIDARGWASRTPAEVRGFLESLPLVDGIAETVAWCRGHRLAPVLATLAWDPVGAYLCDRFGFDRSCGPSLEVADGRYTGEVATYFDELAKRDFARTVATDLGVPPQHCAAIGDSRSDLPLFASVGLAVAFNATEAARAAAHTAATGPDLRAVLPHLTAWQRTLPRAGTPDHGH is encoded by the coding sequence GTGATCCGCGGAGTGGTGTTCTTCGACGTCGACGGCACCCTGGTCCCGCGGACCAGCAGTGGGCAGCACCTGGCCGGCCTGCTCGGGCACGCCGAGGCGGTCCGCGAGGCGGAGGCCGGTTACGCCGCGGGCACGCTGACCAACGACGAGGTCTGCGTGATCGACGCCCGCGGCTGGGCGTCCCGGACCCCGGCCGAGGTGCGCGGCTTCCTGGAGTCGCTGCCGCTGGTCGACGGCATCGCCGAGACCGTCGCGTGGTGCCGCGGCCACCGGCTGGCCCCGGTCCTGGCCACGCTCGCCTGGGACCCGGTCGGCGCCTATCTGTGCGACCGCTTCGGCTTCGACCGCTCCTGCGGCCCCAGCCTGGAGGTGGCCGACGGCCGCTACACCGGCGAGGTCGCCACCTACTTCGACGAACTGGCCAAACGCGACTTCGCCCGGACCGTCGCCACTGACCTGGGCGTCCCCCCGCAGCACTGCGCGGCCATCGGCGACAGCCGCTCCGACCTGCCATTGTTCGCCTCAGTCGGCCTGGCCGTCGCCTTCAACGCCACCGAAGCCGCCCGAGCCGCCGCCCACACCGCCGCCACCGGCCCCGACCTGCGAGCCGTCCTCCCCCACCTCACCGCCTGGCAGCGCACCCTTCCCCGCGCCGGAACTCCCGACCATGGTCACTAG
- a CDS encoding helix-turn-helix domain-containing protein, whose translation MTGASDPRRVDVHTRDRDEAVAAINQTIAHEARMGSVAGRDVHLAFRSVSYGDLSALRVRMSGVHYLASAPTMPALFAGVYTEGRATVRTPQGELALGTNDGLLCPEGLPIAADYRDTAHDFLIVPEALAAEVAATTDLRFRFSRPVSEAKRRFWTRTVGFLCEQLVTPDVVHPPLVVEHFVHQAVAAMLSVFPNSKMTDAYLPGPGWTEPVVVRRAVEFMERHADQPLTVSRIASAAGVGARGLQEAFRRHRDSTPMAHLRRIRLDRAHRELLGGAGTVERIARRWGFTDPGRFAGYYRAAYGRPPGQTLRSGEVS comes from the coding sequence GTGACCGGCGCATCGGATCCGCGGCGGGTCGACGTGCACACCCGGGACCGGGACGAGGCGGTCGCCGCGATCAACCAGACCATCGCGCACGAGGCCCGGATGGGGTCGGTGGCCGGCCGCGACGTGCATCTCGCGTTCCGCTCGGTCAGTTACGGCGACCTGTCGGCACTGCGGGTGCGGATGTCCGGGGTGCACTACCTGGCGAGCGCGCCGACCATGCCGGCGCTCTTCGCCGGTGTCTACACCGAGGGCCGGGCCACCGTCCGGACCCCGCAGGGCGAGCTGGCGCTGGGCACGAACGACGGGCTGCTCTGTCCGGAAGGACTCCCGATCGCGGCCGACTACCGCGACACCGCGCACGACTTCCTGATCGTGCCCGAGGCGCTGGCGGCCGAGGTGGCCGCGACCACCGACCTGCGGTTCCGGTTCAGCCGCCCGGTGTCGGAGGCCAAGCGCCGGTTCTGGACCCGGACGGTCGGCTTCCTCTGCGAGCAACTGGTCACGCCGGACGTGGTCCATCCGCCGCTGGTCGTCGAGCACTTCGTGCACCAGGCCGTCGCCGCGATGCTGTCCGTCTTCCCGAACAGCAAGATGACCGACGCCTACCTCCCCGGTCCCGGGTGGACGGAGCCGGTGGTGGTCCGCCGCGCCGTGGAGTTCATGGAGCGGCACGCCGACCAGCCGCTGACCGTCTCCCGGATCGCCTCGGCCGCCGGGGTCGGCGCCCGCGGCCTGCAGGAGGCGTTCCGGCGGCACCGGGACAGCACGCCGATGGCCCACCTGCGCCGGATCCGCCTCGACCGGGCCCACCGCGAGCTGCTGGGCGGTGCGGGCACGGTCGAGCGGATCGCGCGCCGGTGGGGTTTCACCGATCCGGGCCGGTTCGCCGGCTACTACCGGGCGGCGTACGGCCGGCCGCCCGGGCAGACACTTCGCTCGGGAGAGGTTTCGTGA